One part of the Ziziphus jujuba cultivar Dongzao chromosome 2, ASM3175591v1 genome encodes these proteins:
- the LOC132799232 gene encoding LEAF RUST 10 DISEASE-RESISTANCE LOCUS RECEPTOR-LIKE PROTEIN KINASE-like 2.4, whose amino-acid sequence MTKSDKDIEGLITNYGLLNVKRYRFSEMKQMTISFKEKLGHGGYGDVYKGKLLDGHLVAVKVLNESKGNGEEFINEVASISRTSHINVVTLLGFCLEGSKRALLYEFMPNGSLEKFIYNENPLQTTPQLEWKKLLQIAKGIAEGLQYLHHGCNTRILHFDIKPHNILLNKDFCPKISDFGLAKLCERKESIISMADARGTIGYIAPEVFNRNFGGVSHKSDVYSYGMMILEMVGGRKNIKVGVSNTSEIYFPHWVYKNLEQGSVLGLLHGVVTAEEDEIARKMVLVGLWCIQTNPLDRPSMKKVIEMLEGSLEALHIPPKPFLSPSKSPEEFSDATSIL is encoded by the coding sequence ATGACAAAATCCGATAAAGATATTGAAGGTTTGATTACAAATTATGGACTTCTGAACGTAAAAAGATACAGATTCTCCGAAATGAAGCAAATGACAATATCATTCAAAGAGAAATTAGGTCACGGAGGTTATGGTGATGTTTACAAAGGAAAGCTACTTGACGGGCATCTCGTGGCTGTGAAAGTCCTAAATGAATCTAAAGGAAATGGTGAAGAATTTATCAATGAAGTTGCAAGCATTAGTAGAACTTCTCACATAAATGTTGTCACTCTTTTAGGATTTTGCTTAGAAGGTAGCAAAAGAGCTCTCCTTTATGAGTTCATGCCAAATGGATCACTTGAAAAGTTCATATACAATGAAAATCCTTTGCAAACCACTCCACAGTTAGAATGGAAGAAGCTACTCCAAATTGCCAAAGGGATTGCTGAAGGACTCCAATATTTGCACCATGGTTGCAACACTAGAATTTTGCATTTTGACATCAAACCACATAACATTCTCTTGAATAAGGATTTTTGCCCAAAAATTTCTGATTTTGGACTAGCTAAACTTTGTGAAAGGAAGGAGAGTATCATATCGATGGCAGATGCTAGAGGAACAATAGGGTATATAGCTCCTGAAGTTTTCAATCGAAACTTTGGAGGAGTTTCTCACAAGTCGGACGTTTATAGCTATGGAATGATGATTCTAGAGATGGTTGGAGGAAGGAAAAACATCAAGGTTGGAGTGAGCAACACAAGTGAAATATATTTTCCACACTGGGTTTATAAAAATCTTGAACAAGGTAGTGTTCTTGGATTATTGCATGGTGTCGTGACAGCAGAGGAAGATGAAATTGCAAGGAAGATGGTTTTAGTTGGTTTATGGTGCATTCAAACAAACCCGTTAGACCGACCATCCATGAAGAAAGTTATTGAAATGCTGGAAGGTAGTTTGGAAGCCTTGCACATCCCACCAAAGCCTTTCTTGTCTCCTTCAAAATCACCAGAAGAATTTTCTGATGCCACATCAATTTTATGA